The Pseudomonadota bacterium genome has a window encoding:
- a CDS encoding VOC family protein: MKLDHLVILVRSLERSLPWYAALLPLLGFTKTRNHVWSSDDGLSIDLKQAKQATDDYERYAPGLNHAGFTAADDAALDAVRDGMAAAGFEVPEKQYFGTETATFFRDPDGMRIEVTVYR, encoded by the coding sequence TTGAAACTCGATCATCTTGTCATCCTTGTGCGCTCGTTGGAGCGTAGCCTGCCCTGGTATGCAGCACTTCTGCCATTGTTGGGCTTCACCAAGACACGCAACCATGTCTGGTCCAGCGATGATGGTCTCAGCATTGATCTTAAGCAGGCTAAGCAAGCAACAGATGACTATGAGCGCTATGCCCCCGGTTTGAACCATGCGGGTTTTACTGCGGCTGATGATGCTGCGCTGGATGCAGTGCGCGATGGCATGGCAGCGGCCGGTTTCGAAGTCCCGGAAAAGCAGTATTTTGGCACCGAGACAGCAACCTTTTTCCGCGATCCCGATGGTATGCGGATAGAAGTTACGGTATATCGCTGA
- a CDS encoding valine--tRNA ligase, whose protein sequence is MTLDKTFDPAAIEARWYSHWEENGLFRPERDDREPFTIVNPPPNVTGKLHIGHALDNTLQDIIIRYERLRGKDALWVVGTDHAGIATQMVVERQLNEQQQKRTDFTREEFVEKVWAWKEESGGTITRQLRRLGCSMDWSNERFTMDEGFTRAVTKVFVDLYNQGLIYRDKRLVNWDPALKTAISDLEVETTDMKGHFWHFKYPLADGAVLNDGRDYIEVATTRPETMLADMAVAVHPGDDRYKSVVGKHVVLPITGRRVPIVADEHADPELGSGAVKITPGHDFNDFDVGKRAGFAPAEMLNMLDGEANVCQTADELVPEEFIGLHRFKKDGVDGARELVVQRLKEQGYLIPHITKTKKGEDIELDAEPRTIATPFGDRGGVVIEPWLTDQWYVDAETLAQPAIKAVRDGDIEIVPKTWEKTWFNWMENIQPWCVSRQLWWGHRIPVWYGPVIEERDGVRYFLYLNDVLFQKNKNRPRDEQRFVFETEEEAISKAKDFYRSDILPDPEVVVFDTREQASRFAREEGGGQIIALFREEDVLDTWFSSALWPFATIGWPDDMISLPLEGEGQGGGAPPAGNDSTPSPQPSPHRGEGAAPRPNSDLARHYPNDLLISGFDILFFWDARMAMQGLHFMKDVPWKRLYLHGLVRASDGSKMSKSKGNTVDPLGLIEQYGADALRFFMAAMESQGRDIKMDEKRVEGYRNFATKLWNAARYCQSNGIGASSTITAPPARLAANQWIIGEVAETVKAMDRALADLRFDLAADTIYQFTWSRFCDWYLELIKPIISPLPLAGGPENANTPSPNPSRKREGDSDPAAETIAVAGWALDQILVMLHPFMPFITEELWQQLGERSGPDGKQWPLITAKWPEPKAQVSEQAVAAIDWVIDLTTSVRAAKNELGIPPGEKLAAYCPAPSAIAKSTVERSAKAIERLARITPVHFEGAPKGAAMQISAGEDVFIIPLEGLVDIAAEKARLTKALEAVAKEAKSLEGRLNNANFIERAKPEAVEKARADHAEKSAEAERLTAALARLG, encoded by the coding sequence ATGACACTCGACAAGACCTTTGATCCGGCGGCAATAGAAGCGCGCTGGTACAGCCATTGGGAAGAAAACGGCCTGTTCCGGCCAGAGCGTGATGATCGTGAACCGTTCACCATCGTCAACCCGCCGCCCAATGTGACCGGCAAGCTGCATATCGGCCATGCACTCGACAACACCTTGCAGGACATCATTATCCGCTATGAGCGGCTGCGCGGCAAGGATGCGCTGTGGGTGGTCGGCACCGACCATGCCGGCATCGCCACGCAGATGGTAGTCGAGCGCCAGCTGAATGAGCAGCAGCAAAAGCGCACCGACTTCACCCGCGAGGAGTTTGTCGAGAAAGTCTGGGCGTGGAAGGAAGAAAGCGGCGGCACGATCACGCGCCAGCTGCGGCGTCTGGGCTGTTCGATGGACTGGTCGAATGAACGCTTCACCATGGATGAGGGCTTTACCCGCGCCGTTACCAAGGTGTTTGTCGATCTCTACAACCAGGGCCTGATCTACCGCGACAAGCGGCTGGTCAACTGGGATCCGGCGTTGAAAACCGCGATCAGCGATCTGGAAGTCGAGACAACAGATATGAAGGGCCATTTCTGGCACTTCAAATATCCGCTGGCGGACGGTGCTGTGCTCAATGATGGCCGCGATTATATCGAGGTCGCCACCACCCGGCCCGAAACCATGCTCGCCGATATGGCGGTGGCGGTGCACCCCGGTGATGACCGCTATAAAAGCGTTGTCGGCAAACATGTGGTGCTGCCGATCACCGGGCGGCGGGTGCCGATCGTCGCCGACGAACATGCTGACCCGGAGCTGGGGTCAGGTGCGGTGAAGATCACGCCGGGGCATGATTTCAACGATTTCGATGTCGGCAAGCGTGCAGGCTTTGCCCCTGCCGAGATGCTCAACATGCTGGATGGCGAGGCTAATGTCTGCCAGACGGCTGACGAGCTGGTGCCCGAGGAATTTATCGGCCTGCACCGCTTCAAAAAAGACGGTGTCGACGGCGCGCGCGAACTGGTGGTCCAGCGGCTAAAGGAACAGGGCTATCTGATCCCGCATATCACCAAGACCAAAAAAGGCGAAGACATCGAGCTAGATGCCGAGCCGCGCACCATCGCCACGCCGTTCGGCGATCGCGGCGGCGTGGTCATCGAACCCTGGCTGACCGACCAATGGTATGTCGATGCCGAAACTTTAGCCCAACCCGCGATCAAGGCGGTGCGCGACGGCGATATCGAGATTGTGCCGAAGACATGGGAAAAGACCTGGTTCAACTGGATGGAGAATATCCAGCCCTGGTGCGTCAGCCGGCAGCTATGGTGGGGACATAGGATTCCGGTTTGGTATGGGCCTGTGATTGAAGAAAGAGATGGTGTTCGGTACTTTCTGTATCTCAATGACGTTCTTTTCCAGAAGAATAAGAATCGTCCGCGCGATGAGCAGAGATTCGTATTTGAGACAGAAGAAGAAGCAATATCAAAGGCAAAAGACTTTTATCGCTCTGATATCCTACCCGACCCCGAAGTCGTTGTCTTTGATACACGTGAGCAAGCTTCGCGATTCGCGCGAGAGGAAGGTGGAGGGCAGATAATCGCTCTCTTCCGAGAAGAAGACGTTCTCGACACTTGGTTTTCCTCTGCCCTCTGGCCTTTCGCCACCATTGGCTGGCCGGATGATATGATTTCCCTCCCCCTTGAGGGGGAGGGTCAGGGTGGGGGTGCTCCGCCCGCTGGCAATGACAGTACCCCCTCACCCCAACCCTCTCCCCACCGGGGAGAGGGAGCCGCGCCCCGCCCCAATTCCGACCTTGCGCGCCATTACCCCAATGACCTGCTGATTTCCGGCTTTGACATATTGTTCTTCTGGGATGCGCGCATGGCGATGCAGGGCTTGCATTTCATGAAGGATGTGCCGTGGAAGCGGCTTTATCTGCACGGGCTGGTGCGCGCGTCTGACGGCAGCAAAATGTCCAAGTCCAAGGGCAATACCGTCGATCCGCTCGGCCTGATCGAGCAATATGGCGCCGATGCACTGCGCTTTTTCATGGCGGCGATGGAGAGTCAGGGCCGCGACATCAAAATGGATGAAAAGCGCGTCGAGGGCTATCGCAACTTTGCCACCAAGCTGTGGAACGCAGCGCGTTACTGCCAGTCCAACGGCATTGGCGCGAGCAGCACCATCACCGCGCCCCCGGCACGACTGGCGGCAAACCAGTGGATTATTGGCGAGGTTGCGGAAACGGTCAAAGCCATGGATCGGGCCTTGGCTGACCTGCGCTTCGATCTGGCAGCCGACACCATCTATCAATTCACCTGGAGCCGCTTTTGCGACTGGTATCTCGAGCTGATCAAGCCGATTATCTCTCCCCTCCCGCTTGCGGGAGGGCCTGAAAACGCTAATACCCCCTCCCCTAACCCCTCCCGCAAGCGGGAGGGGGACTCTGATCCCGCTGCTGAAACCATCGCCGTCGCAGGCTGGGCGCTCGACCAGATATTGGTCATGCTGCACCCGTTCATGCCATTCATCACCGAAGAGCTGTGGCAGCAACTTGGTGAGCGCAGCGGCCCCGACGGGAAGCAATGGCCGCTGATCACTGCAAAATGGCCCGAGCCAAAAGCGCAGGTTAGCGAACAGGCCGTTGCTGCGATTGACTGGGTGATCGACCTCACCACATCGGTGCGGGCAGCGAAGAATGAACTCGGCATTCCGCCGGGTGAGAAGCTGGCAGCCTATTGCCCTGCCCCATCCGCCATCGCCAAAAGCACGGTTGAGCGCAGCGCCAAGGCGATCGAACGGCTGGCGCGGATCACCCCGGTGCATTTCGAAGGTGCTCCCAAGGGCGCCGCAATGCAGATCAGCGCTGGCGAGGATGTGTTTATCATCCCGCTCGAAGGCCTGGTCGATATCGCGGCAGAAAAGGCGCGGCTGACCAAGGCGCTGGAAGCGGTCGCCAAAGAAGCCAAATCGCTCGAAGGGCGGCTCAATAACGCCAATTTCATCGAGCGCGCCAAGCCCGAAGCGGTAGAGAAAGCCCGCGCCGACCATGCCGAGAAATCCGCCGAGGCCGAGCGGCTGACCGCGGCGCTGGCGCGGCTGGGATAG
- a CDS encoding enoyl-CoA hydratase/isomerase family protein, protein MSFFPTSRHGDTVLVTLTNPDRNTLTPDLLEEGTVVFQALAKDPPKGGVVLTGAGEHFTCGMNTKVAASLDAAGIKRAIAAINAYCAALHRLPCALVSAVNGHCIGAGGIMALASDWIVAARGDYKIGLPEARAGLPFPPVPQIVLDHWIDPVWRRRLALSSELLTPENAILAGITDELCDPARLIETSVALAQALNAQPGFAACKHQLRARANAEIDAVLN, encoded by the coding sequence ATGAGCTTTTTCCCGACCAGCCGCCATGGCGATACGGTTCTGGTCACCCTGACCAATCCGGATCGCAATACGCTGACACCCGATCTGCTCGAAGAGGGCACAGTCGTGTTTCAGGCACTGGCCAAGGATCCGCCCAAAGGCGGTGTCGTCCTGACCGGCGCAGGCGAGCATTTTACCTGCGGCATGAACACAAAGGTTGCCGCATCACTCGATGCGGCTGGCATCAAGCGCGCAATCGCCGCAATCAACGCCTATTGCGCCGCGCTGCACCGCCTGCCCTGCGCGCTGGTATCCGCAGTCAACGGCCATTGCATCGGTGCCGGCGGGATCATGGCGCTGGCCAGCGACTGGATCGTGGCGGCCAGGGGCGACTATAAAATCGGCTTGCCCGAAGCCAGGGCGGGCCTGCCTTTTCCGCCAGTGCCGCAAATCGTTCTCGACCATTGGATCGATCCGGTATGGCGGCGGAGGCTGGCGCTGTCATCAGAATTGCTCACCCCGGAAAACGCCATATTGGCCGGTATCACGGATGAATTATGCGATCCGGCGCGCCTGATCGAGACCTCTGTCGCACTGGCACAGGCACTCAATGCCCAGCCCGGCTTTGCCGCCTGCAAGCACCAGCTTCGTGCCCGCGCCAATGCGGAGATCGATGCTGTGCTGAACTGA
- a CDS encoding S9 family peptidase: MKQLLLSAATAAIALSPTFAVPALAEPMTAQDLTTLDRVGAPVLSPDRKQIAYTVTHTDSESYKRTSKLYLRSLETDADATLIADMEDASEHSPAFTPDGTLYFLSDKSGSEQLWRYKHGSDVVPVQVSEMSLNIAGFHLSPDGAKVALWTDITVGAMPDTPQKDRTGTGSARSYDRQFVRHWSSWEVPGEYSRIFVYSIGDDGALIADSRVDIMQKLEGDSPTKPFGGGEEIAWSPDSSTIAFTMRVANGDEPGSTDTDIYLAAANGTGPVLNITADNDATDTLPTFSPDGSKIAYAAMARPGYESDRLVLTILDITGQKRTALTGDWDRSVGSIVWEEDGNGLIITAQDVLDHPAYRVNATTGDVVRLTGRGNVRNVVPLGTASYLYTMSSLQSPTDIHVQRGRAMPRNISNANAARLAEIDPVDINRFSFAGANGDTVHGQIIKPESDAEKLPLLFLVHGGPQGSFGDGWSTRWNPKVMAAQGYAVVTIDFHGSSGYGQDFMDSINQDWGGKPLEDLKLGMAALANIDPQIDTENACALGASYGGYMMNWISGQWNDGFKCIVNHAGLFDMRSFYYATEELWFPRWDFGGSYAEQRDLYEQWNPANHVANWQTPTLVIHGEKDFRVPYGQSLMAFTVLQERDIPSRLVMFPDENHWILGGENSVRWHNEVFDWVGKWLKDDSAE, translated from the coding sequence ATGAAACAGCTTCTTCTCTCTGCCGCCACTGCGGCCATCGCCCTCTCACCCACCTTCGCTGTGCCAGCCCTGGCCGAACCGATGACCGCACAGGATCTGACGACGCTGGATCGCGTCGGCGCGCCTGTGCTGAGCCCCGACCGCAAACAGATTGCCTATACGGTGACCCATACGGACAGCGAGAGCTACAAGCGCACCAGCAAGCTGTATCTCCGCTCGCTCGAAACCGATGCGGACGCCACACTGATCGCCGATATGGAGGATGCCAGCGAGCACAGCCCCGCCTTCACGCCCGATGGCACGCTTTATTTCTTGAGCGACAAGAGCGGCAGCGAACAGCTCTGGCGCTATAAACATGGCTCGGATGTCGTGCCGGTACAGGTCAGCGAAATGAGCCTGAATATTGCCGGATTTCATCTATCACCCGATGGTGCCAAAGTCGCGCTGTGGACCGACATTACCGTTGGCGCAATGCCCGACACGCCGCAAAAGGACCGTACTGGCACCGGCAGCGCTCGCAGCTATGACCGGCAATTTGTCCGTCACTGGTCAAGCTGGGAGGTTCCCGGCGAATATTCACGCATCTTCGTCTACTCGATCGGCGATGACGGTGCCCTGATCGCCGATAGCCGCGTTGATATCATGCAGAAGCTAGAAGGCGATAGCCCGACCAAGCCTTTTGGCGGCGGTGAGGAAATCGCCTGGTCGCCCGACAGCAGCACCATCGCCTTCACCATGCGCGTTGCCAATGGCGATGAACCCGGCTCAACCGACACCGACATCTACCTTGCCGCTGCCAATGGCACTGGCCCGGTCCTCAACATCACGGCCGACAACGATGCCACCGACACCCTGCCCACCTTCTCGCCCGATGGCAGCAAGATCGCCTATGCCGCAATGGCGCGACCCGGCTATGAGAGCGACCGGCTGGTGCTGACCATACTCGATATCACCGGACAGAAACGCACAGCCCTGACAGGTGACTGGGATCGCTCTGTCGGTTCCATCGTCTGGGAAGAGGATGGCAATGGCCTGATCATCACCGCGCAGGATGTACTCGACCACCCGGCCTATCGCGTCAACGCCACGACCGGCGATGTCGTGCGACTGACTGGACGCGGCAATGTGCGCAATGTCGTGCCGCTCGGCACCGCCAGCTATCTCTACACCATGAGCAGCCTGCAAAGCCCTACCGATATCCATGTCCAGCGCGGTCGCGCCATGCCGCGTAATATCAGCAATGCTAACGCCGCACGGCTGGCGGAGATCGATCCGGTCGACATCAATCGCTTTTCTTTTGCCGGTGCCAATGGCGACACGGTACATGGACAGATCATCAAACCCGAAAGCGATGCCGAAAAGCTGCCGCTGCTGTTCCTCGTCCATGGCGGACCGCAGGGCTCTTTCGGTGATGGCTGGTCGACACGCTGGAACCCCAAAGTCATGGCCGCCCAAGGCTATGCTGTGGTGACCATCGATTTCCATGGTTCATCCGGTTACGGCCAGGACTTCATGGATTCGATCAATCAAGACTGGGGCGGCAAACCGCTCGAAGACCTGAAGCTCGGTATGGCAGCGCTCGCAAACATCGACCCGCAAATCGATACCGAAAACGCCTGCGCCCTGGGCGCCAGCTATGGCGGCTATATGATGAACTGGATTTCCGGCCAGTGGAATGACGGGTTCAAATGCATCGTCAACCATGCCGGGCTGTTCGATATGCGCAGCTTCTATTATGCCACCGAGGAATTATGGTTCCCGCGCTGGGATTTCGGCGGCAGCTACGCCGAACAGCGTGACCTGTATGAGCAATGGAACCCGGCCAATCATGTCGCCAATTGGCAGACCCCGACATTGGTGATCCATGGCGAGAAGGATTTCCGCGTGCCCTATGGCCAGTCGCTCATGGCGTTCACGGTTTTGCAGGAGAGAGATATCCCGTCACGGCTGGTAATGTTCCCCGACGAGAATCACTGGATATTGGGCGGTGAAAATTCGGTGCGCTGGCATAATGAAGTGTTCGACTGGGTCGGCAAATGGCTCAAGGATGACAGCGCCGAATGA
- a CDS encoding DUF2497 domain-containing protein, with protein MARQDQEPSVEDILASIKKVMAADSGKPAKPRTPRKTSDDSVLELTDPVDGDTTPSGEDMDDPLVDAQASQSIHESLAALTTLSGPGRAPQIVRSGETSLEGLVREMLRPMLKQWLDDNLPELVEQMVAKEIARITSKRS; from the coding sequence ATGGCACGGCAGGATCAGGAACCCAGTGTCGAGGATATTCTCGCCTCGATCAAAAAGGTAATGGCTGCCGATTCGGGCAAACCGGCCAAGCCACGTACGCCCCGCAAGACTTCTGATGACTCAGTGCTGGAACTGACCGATCCCGTCGATGGCGATACGACACCAAGCGGTGAAGACATGGATGATCCGCTGGTCGATGCCCAAGCCAGCCAGTCGATCCATGAATCGCTCGCCGCACTCACCACATTGTCCGGGCCCGGCCGCGCACCCCAAATTGTCCGCTCGGGCGAGACTTCGCTCGAAGGGCTGGTGCGCGAGATGCTGCGGCCGATGCTCAAACAATGGCTCGATGACAATCTGCCCGAACTGGTCGAGCAGATGGTCGCAAAGGAAATTGCCCGCATCACCAGCAAGCGCAGCTGA
- a CDS encoding TolC family outer membrane protein has product MAGALLSTALVMPGPARADTLRDALIAAYTNNPTLTGARAEQRATDEGVPIALADGRPNSTSTATYQENFLINANAFTAPIRQVTANVNLNVPIYRGGQVRNAIKAAKERVSAGQATLRGTESSIFSQTVAAYMDVIRDQALVELNRNNVDVLETNLQATSDRFEIGDLTRTDVAQSEARLAVARSDLETAISNLIRSKEVYIQIVGKPPEDLAPPPPLPGLPEDPSMAVAVALDNNPDIEAAKERVKAAEYDVKAARGARKPSIDAFAQGAYANFLGTLGGNIPGVNFIQEQSNAQAGVTLNVPLYQGGRPGAQIRQAQARTSVAMEQEIAVERDIIAQTRAAYASWQASLEVIQSAQEAVDANALSLEGVRAENSVGNRTILDILNAEQELVNAQAQLVVARRNAYVAGFTLLAAMGRAEARDLGLDGGVLYDPEVNYKRVRGKLNDYATDPDPVAEATRTTDTPAQTVVYGPVDEE; this is encoded by the coding sequence ATGGCTGGGGCTTTGCTGTCGACGGCGCTGGTGATGCCCGGTCCCGCCCGCGCCGATACGCTGCGCGATGCGCTGATCGCGGCCTATACCAATAACCCGACGCTGACCGGCGCGCGCGCGGAACAGCGTGCCACCGATGAAGGCGTTCCGATCGCGCTGGCCGATGGCCGCCCCAACTCGACCTCGACAGCCACCTATCAGGAAAACTTCCTGATCAACGCCAACGCCTTCACCGCACCGATTCGCCAGGTCACCGCAAACGTCAACCTCAACGTCCCGATTTACCGCGGCGGGCAGGTGCGCAATGCGATCAAGGCAGCAAAGGAGCGCGTCAGCGCTGGACAGGCAACACTGCGCGGTACCGAATCCTCGATCTTCAGCCAGACCGTCGCCGCCTATATGGACGTCATCCGCGACCAGGCACTGGTCGAACTCAACCGCAATAATGTCGATGTGCTGGAAACCAATTTACAGGCAACCTCGGACCGGTTCGAAATCGGCGACCTGACCCGCACCGATGTTGCCCAGTCAGAGGCGCGTCTGGCGGTGGCCCGCAGCGACCTGGAAACCGCGATTTCCAACCTGATTCGCAGCAAGGAAGTCTATATCCAGATCGTCGGCAAGCCGCCCGAGGACCTGGCACCGCCGCCACCGCTTCCCGGTTTGCCTGAAGATCCGTCCATGGCGGTCGCTGTGGCGCTGGACAACAATCCCGACATTGAAGCGGCAAAAGAGCGCGTCAAAGCTGCGGAATATGATGTCAAGGCAGCGCGAGGCGCGCGCAAGCCGAGCATCGACGCCTTCGCCCAGGGCGCCTATGCCAATTTCCTCGGCACATTGGGCGGCAATATTCCCGGGGTCAATTTCATCCAGGAACAGTCCAACGCCCAGGCCGGGGTGACACTGAACGTGCCGCTTTATCAGGGCGGTCGTCCCGGCGCGCAGATTCGCCAGGCACAGGCGCGCACCAGTGTCGCCATGGAACAGGAAATCGCGGTTGAGCGCGATATTATCGCCCAGACCCGCGCTGCCTATGCCAGCTGGCAGGCATCGCTCGAAGTGATCCAGTCGGCACAGGAAGCGGTCGATGCCAATGCACTGTCCCTCGAAGGCGTGCGCGCTGAAAACAGCGTCGGCAATCGTACCATTCTCGATATTCTCAACGCCGAGCAGGAGCTGGTCAACGCCCAGGCACAGCTGGTGGTGGCGCGACGCAATGCCTATGTCGCCGGTTTCACCCTGCTGGCGGCGATGGGTCGTGCCGAAGCGCGCGATCTCGGCCTTGATGGCGGCGTATTGTACGATCCGGAAGTCAATTACAAAAGGGTCCGCGGCAAGCTGAATGACTATGCCACCGACCCCGATCCCGTGGCCGAGGCAACCCGCACCACTGATACGCCGGCGCAAACCGTGGTCTACGGCCCGGTTGACGAAGAGTAA
- a CDS encoding protein-L-isoaspartate O-methyltransferase, which produces MTEVNEAAPHAATDFHDARRAMVDSQLRPNDVNDPVVIGVMAVTPRENFVAEERRTAAYIDRAIPLGDGRVLNPPLASGLMLTRANIQSSDNVLIVGANTGYMAALLAPIVNSVVALENDDTLFAMLTGNIGTTDSSNVTTVQGPLDKGYPKAGPYSLIIIDGAVETIPVPLARQLKDDGRLLCGLAEDGVTRLAIGRKVKDNISLADFADADIAPLGAFARPAEYVF; this is translated from the coding sequence ATGACTGAGGTGAACGAAGCTGCGCCGCACGCTGCTACGGACTTCCATGACGCCCGGCGCGCCATGGTCGACAGCCAGCTGCGCCCCAATGATGTCAACGACCCGGTTGTCATCGGCGTCATGGCCGTTACACCCAGAGAGAATTTTGTTGCGGAGGAACGTCGCACCGCTGCCTATATCGACCGGGCCATACCGCTCGGCGACGGTCGTGTGCTAAACCCGCCACTGGCCTCCGGGCTGATGCTGACTCGTGCCAACATCCAGTCATCGGATAATGTACTTATCGTCGGCGCCAACACCGGCTATATGGCTGCGCTGCTCGCTCCCATCGTCAACAGTGTCGTCGCGCTTGAGAATGATGACACGCTGTTCGCCATGCTGACCGGGAATATCGGCACAACGGATAGCAGCAATGTCACCACCGTGCAGGGGCCGCTGGACAAGGGGTACCCCAAGGCCGGGCCCTATTCACTGATCATCATCGATGGTGCCGTGGAGACGATCCCGGTACCGCTGGCGCGCCAGCTCAAGGATGATGGCCGGCTGCTCTGCGGCCTGGCGGAAGATGGTGTCACCCGTCTGGCCATTGGCCGCAAGGTCAAGGATAATATCAGCCTCGCCGATTTTGCCGATGCCGATATCGCACCCCTGGGGGCCTTTGCCCGCCCCGCCGAATATGTATTTTGA
- a CDS encoding acetyl-CoA C-acetyltransferase: protein MTEAFIYDAVRTPRGKGRADGSLHEITALNLASQTLASVRERNDLSSEAVEDVAFGCVSPVGEQGAVITRTAVMQAGYAETTSGIQVNRFCGSGLEAVNIAAAKIKSGEADLTIGGGVESMSRVPMGSDGGAWPTDPASAFDNYFVPQGISADLIATKYGFSRDDVDAYAVESQKRAARAWEEKRFEKSILPVRDVIGEVILDHDELMRPDTDMQSLGALNPSFKGMGEQMPGFNDIAIMKHPDVEKVNHVHHAGNSSGIVDGSAAVLIGNEEAGKKHGLKPRARIVSMASIGSEPTIMLTGPEFAAQKAIERAGMTNSDIDVWELNEAFAAVVLRFMQAMNVDHSEINVNGGAIAMGHPLGATGAMILGTVLDELERTDKNVALSTLCIGAGMGIATIIERVN from the coding sequence ATGACCGAAGCCTTTATATATGATGCCGTGCGCACGCCGCGGGGCAAGGGCCGCGCCGATGGTAGCCTGCACGAAATCACCGCCCTCAACCTGGCTTCGCAGACGCTGGCCTCGGTGCGTGAGCGCAACGATCTGTCCTCCGAAGCGGTGGAAGATGTCGCTTTTGGCTGCGTTTCTCCGGTGGGCGAGCAGGGCGCGGTGATCACCCGCACCGCAGTGATGCAGGCAGGCTATGCCGAAACCACCTCGGGCATTCAGGTCAACCGTTTCTGCGGTTCGGGTCTGGAAGCGGTGAATATCGCTGCGGCCAAGATCAAGTCGGGTGAGGCCGACCTCACCATTGGCGGTGGTGTCGAGTCGATGAGCCGTGTCCCCATGGGTTCCGATGGCGGCGCCTGGCCGACCGATCCTGCATCGGCGTTTGACAATTATTTTGTGCCCCAGGGTATTTCGGCCGACCTGATCGCCACCAAATATGGTTTTAGCCGCGACGATGTTGATGCCTATGCGGTGGAGAGCCAGAAGCGCGCCGCCAGAGCCTGGGAAGAAAAGCGGTTTGAAAAGTCGATCCTGCCGGTGCGCGATGTCATTGGCGAAGTGATTCTCGATCATGACGAACTAATGCGTCCGGACACCGATATGCAGTCGCTCGGCGCGCTAAACCCAAGCTTCAAGGGCATGGGCGAGCAGATGCCCGGCTTTAACGATATTGCGATCATGAAGCACCCCGATGTCGAGAAGGTCAACCATGTCCATCATGCCGGTAACAGCTCGGGTATTGTCGACGGTTCCGCCGCTGTTCTGATCGGCAATGAAGAAGCGGGCAAGAAGCATGGCCTCAAGCCGCGTGCGCGCATCGTTTCTATGGCGTCTATCGGTTCGGAACCGACAATCATGCTCACCGGCCCCGAATTTGCCGCGCAGAAAGCGATTGAGCGTGCAGGCATGACCAATAGCGATATTGATGTGTGGGAATTGAACGAAGCCTTCGCTGCGGTTGTTCTGCGCTTCATGCAGGCGATGAATGTCGATCACAGCGAAATCAATGTGAATGGTGGCGCGATTGCCATGGGCCACCCGCTGGGCGCGACCGGCGCGATGATCCTCGGCACCGTGCTCGACGAACTGGAGCGCACCGATAAGAATGTCGCGCTGTCGACACTGTGCATCGGCGCCGGCATGGGCATCGCGACCATTATCGAGCGCGTAAACTAA